The Solanum lycopersicum chromosome 6, SLM_r2.1 genome has a window encoding:
- the LOC101256678 gene encoding non-specific lipid-transfer protein 1-like, with product MANVLSKKFLLSFLLICLVLSPPQARAVITCDTVFNDLKPCLNYVLVGGNVPAECCNGLKSLIVKAITTADRQSICSCLKSLATTATDEQVDRAASLPGKCGVKVPFKISRDVDCTKVK from the coding sequence ATGGCCAATGTATTAAGCAAGaaattccttctttctttcctCCTCATTTGCTTGGTGTTGTCCCCACCACAAGctagggcggtgataacatgtgACACAGTATTCAACGACTTGAAACCGTGCCTTAATTACGTGTTAGTTGGTGGAAATGTGCCCGCTGAATGTTGCAACGGACTTAAATCTCTTATTGTTAAGGCAATTACCACCGCAGATCGCCAGAGCATATGCTCGTGCCTGAAGAGTCTCGCCACGACCGCGACGGATGAACAAGTTGATCGTGCCGCTAGTCTCCCCGGAAAATGTGGTGTCAAAGTTCCTTTCAAGATTAGCCGTGATGTTGATTGCACAAAggtgaaatga